Proteins from one Maledivibacter sp. genomic window:
- a CDS encoding putative ABC transporter permease, giving the protein MIGRFVIYGLFGWCMEVFWTGLGSFLKGDIKLTGQTYIWMFFIYGLAIFFEPIHQRIGGLNFILRGGIYTVLIFTVEYCTGWILRRVLGICPWDYSNSNFSVNGLIRLDYTPVWFIAGLLFEKVHYGLETIGRVFNI; this is encoded by the coding sequence ATGATAGGCAGATTTGTAATTTATGGACTTTTTGGCTGGTGCATGGAAGTGTTTTGGACTGGGCTTGGATCTTTTTTAAAAGGAGATATCAAATTGACTGGGCAAACATATATATGGATGTTTTTCATATATGGCTTGGCAATTTTTTTTGAACCTATCCATCAAAGAATTGGGGGCTTAAATTTTATTTTAAGAGGAGGTATATATACGGTATTAATATTTACAGTAGAGTATTGTACTGGATGGATATTGAGAAGGGTCTTAGGCATATGTCCATGGGATTATAGCAACAGCAATTTTTCAGTTAATGGGCTAATAAGATTAGATTATACGCCTGTATGGTTTATAGCTGGGCTTTTATTTGAAAAAGTACACTATGGGTTAGAAACAATAGGTAGGGTTTTTAATATTTAG
- a CDS encoding DUF3787 domain-containing protein encodes MSDNKYKEKSMSIPIEKHETAAWANIEHIKKNSRVPLPSKFEVENAKEWVDKNQK; translated from the coding sequence ATGTCAGATAATAAATATAAAGAAAAAAGCATGTCAATTCCCATTGAAAAACATGAAACTGCGGCATGGGCAAATATCGAACACATCAAAAAAAATTCAAGAGTTCCTTTGCCCAGTAAATTTGAAGTTGAAAATGCTAAGGAATGGGTAGATAAAAATCAGAAATAA
- the nifJ gene encoding pyruvate:ferredoxin (flavodoxin) oxidoreductase, with product MAKKMKTMDGNEAAAYVSYAFTEVASIYPITPSSPMAELVDLWSAKGKKNLFGQTVRVAELQSEAGASGSVHGSLQGGALTTTYTASQGLLLMIPNMYKIAGELLPGVFHVSARAVAAHALSIFGDHQDVMAARQTGFALLASGSVQEVMDLGGIAHLSAIKSRIPFLHFFDGFRNSHEVQKVEVIDYEDFRSILDYDSVEEFRNNSLNPMRPVLRGTAQNPDIYFQGRESINPFYEKVPDIVQGYMDEISKITGREYHPFNYYGAQDAERIIIAMGSVCDTIEETVDYLMDKGERVGVIKVHLYRPFSPKYFFKILPHTVRKIAILDRTKEPGALGEPLYEDVRSLFYERDEKPVIVGGRYGLGSKDTTPSQIITVFNNLKGVNPKNNFTIGIIDDVTNTSLVDQGEVETTPADTISCKLWGLGSDGTVGANKIAIKIIGDKTDLYAQGYFSYDSKKSGGTTVSHLRFGKKPIKSSYLVNRADYVACHNKSYVYHYDLLKGLKEKGTFVLNCPWREEELSEKLPASLKRYICENNIQFYIIDAVGIAHDIGLGGRINMIMQSAFFKLTEVIPIEDAVKYLKQSIEATYGKKGQKIVDMNFAAVDRGVDGFIKVNVPESWGNVRDEEVNVKDEPEFIKNILRPMAKQEGDDLPVSSFKGREDGTFPLGTTAFEKRGIAVMIPQWQTDKCIQCNQCAYVCPHAVLRPFLLNEEEKKNAPDTFETKKAIGKGFDGLEYRMQISPLDCTGCGNCADICPAPQKALVMVNAEEETPRQTGNWEYAVNNLPYKDGLMNKHSVKGSQFAQPLLEFSGACAGCGETAYVKLATQLFGDRMMIANATGCSSIWGGSAPSVPFTTNACGHGPAWANSLFEDNAEYGYGMYLAAKQIRERLRDLMEQGQGAELPNECKEAFTEWIEAMYDGEASKAASKRLLSVIDKQEFRGNKIVDEIIKKKDYLVKQSQWIVGGDGWAYDIGYGGLDHVLASGEDVNILVMDTEVYSNTGGQSSKATPTAAAAKFAASGKKIRKKDLGMMAMSYGYVYVAQVAMGSNMNHTVKVFVEAENYKGPSLIIAYAPCISHGIKTGMGTSVVQEKKAVESGYWHLYRYNPLLKQQNKNPFVLDSREPKASFRDYILGEVRFAQIENTFPDIAQELYLKAEQDAKDRYETYKRLSEMQYN from the coding sequence ATGGCAAAAAAAATGAAGACCATGGACGGCAATGAAGCTGCTGCATATGTTTCATATGCATTTACTGAAGTGGCGTCCATATATCCGATTACACCTTCTTCTCCAATGGCTGAATTAGTAGACCTATGGTCAGCAAAGGGGAAGAAAAATCTTTTTGGTCAGACCGTCAGAGTAGCAGAGCTGCAATCTGAAGCAGGGGCTTCGGGGTCAGTTCATGGGTCATTACAGGGAGGGGCTTTGACTACTACATACACGGCTTCCCAAGGCTTATTATTGATGATACCCAATATGTATAAGATTGCAGGAGAACTTCTTCCAGGGGTATTTCATGTAAGCGCCCGTGCTGTAGCAGCCCATGCATTATCTATATTTGGGGATCATCAGGATGTAATGGCAGCTAGACAAACTGGCTTTGCATTACTAGCCTCTGGAAGTGTACAAGAAGTGATGGATCTAGGGGGAATAGCCCACTTATCTGCTATAAAATCAAGAATTCCATTTCTTCATTTCTTTGATGGCTTTAGGAATTCCCATGAGGTACAAAAGGTTGAAGTTATTGATTATGAAGATTTTAGAAGTATATTGGATTACGATTCCGTTGAAGAATTCAGAAATAACTCATTAAATCCTATGCGTCCTGTACTAAGGGGAACAGCTCAGAACCCGGATATTTATTTTCAAGGAAGGGAATCCATAAATCCTTTCTATGAAAAGGTTCCGGATATTGTTCAAGGATATATGGATGAAATCAGTAAAATCACAGGTAGAGAATATCATCCATTTAATTATTATGGAGCCCAGGATGCCGAGCGGATAATCATAGCCATGGGGTCCGTATGTGATACCATAGAGGAAACCGTCGATTATTTGATGGATAAAGGAGAAAGGGTTGGAGTAATAAAGGTTCATCTGTATAGACCTTTTTCACCCAAATATTTCTTCAAGATTCTACCACATACAGTTAGGAAGATTGCTATATTGGATAGAACTAAGGAACCCGGTGCTTTAGGTGAGCCCCTTTATGAGGATGTTAGAAGTTTATTCTATGAAAGGGATGAAAAGCCGGTTATAGTAGGAGGTAGATATGGATTAGGTTCTAAGGATACAACACCATCCCAAATTATTACAGTATTCAATAATCTCAAGGGAGTAAATCCTAAAAATAATTTTACAATAGGTATTATCGACGATGTTACCAATACTTCCCTAGTGGATCAAGGTGAAGTAGAAACCACACCAGCGGATACAATAAGCTGTAAGCTATGGGGATTAGGATCAGATGGTACAGTGGGAGCAAATAAAATTGCTATCAAAATTATTGGAGATAAAACTGATTTGTATGCCCAGGGATATTTCTCCTACGATAGTAAAAAATCCGGTGGAACCACAGTATCCCATTTAAGATTTGGAAAGAAACCTATAAAATCTTCATATCTAGTAAATAGGGCCGATTATGTAGCATGTCATAACAAGTCCTATGTATATCACTATGATTTACTTAAAGGACTTAAAGAAAAGGGAACCTTTGTACTAAATTGTCCTTGGAGGGAAGAAGAGTTAAGTGAAAAGCTGCCGGCTTCTCTTAAAAGATATATATGTGAAAATAACATACAATTCTACATCATTGATGCGGTAGGAATAGCCCATGATATTGGGCTTGGCGGTAGAATAAATATGATTATGCAGTCAGCCTTCTTTAAACTAACAGAAGTGATTCCAATAGAGGATGCTGTAAAATATCTTAAGCAATCTATTGAAGCCACATATGGTAAAAAAGGTCAAAAAATTGTTGATATGAACTTTGCAGCCGTAGATAGGGGAGTGGATGGATTTATTAAGGTAAATGTGCCGGAGTCATGGGGCAATGTACGGGATGAAGAAGTGAATGTAAAGGATGAACCAGAATTTATTAAAAATATCCTAAGACCTATGGCTAAACAAGAGGGGGATGACCTTCCAGTTAGTTCCTTCAAGGGTAGAGAAGATGGAACCTTTCCCCTTGGAACCACAGCATTTGAGAAACGTGGTATAGCCGTAATGATACCACAGTGGCAAACCGATAAGTGTATTCAGTGTAATCAATGTGCATATGTTTGCCCCCATGCAGTACTAAGGCCGTTTTTGCTAAATGAAGAGGAAAAGAAAAATGCTCCAGATACCTTTGAGACTAAGAAGGCCATAGGTAAGGGTTTTGACGGACTAGAATACCGTATGCAAATAAGTCCATTAGATTGTACTGGATGCGGCAATTGTGCAGATATATGTCCAGCACCCCAGAAGGCATTAGTAATGGTAAATGCAGAGGAGGAGACACCAAGGCAAACAGGAAACTGGGAATATGCCGTAAATAATTTGCCATATAAAGATGGTTTAATGAATAAGCATTCCGTAAAGGGAAGTCAGTTTGCCCAGCCACTGCTTGAGTTCTCAGGAGCATGTGCTGGCTGTGGAGAAACTGCTTATGTAAAATTAGCCACACAATTATTTGGAGATAGAATGATGATCGCCAATGCAACGGGATGTTCCTCCATATGGGGAGGTAGCGCACCATCTGTTCCATTCACCACTAATGCATGTGGGCATGGTCCTGCTTGGGCAAATTCCCTATTTGAGGATAATGCTGAGTATGGATATGGAATGTATTTAGCGGCAAAACAGATAAGAGAAAGACTAAGGGATTTGATGGAGCAAGGACAAGGAGCAGAGCTTCCTAATGAATGTAAGGAAGCCTTTACTGAATGGATAGAGGCAATGTATGATGGGGAAGCTTCAAAGGCGGCTAGCAAGAGGCTGTTATCTGTCATAGATAAACAGGAGTTTAGGGGAAATAAGATCGTTGATGAGATTATAAAGAAAAAGGATTATCTTGTTAAGCAGTCACAGTGGATAGTTGGTGGAGATGGTTGGGCCTATGATATTGGCTATGGAGGTCTAGATCATGTATTGGCTTCCGGTGAAGATGTAAATATTCTAGTTATGGACACAGAGGTTTATTCCAATACGGGAGGACAATCCTCAAAGGCAACACCAACAGCGGCTGCGGCAAAATTTGCTGCTTCAGGTAAAAAGATACGAAAAAAAGACCTTGGCATGATGGCGATGAGTTATGGCTATGTATATGTCGCTCAGGTTGCGATGGGCTCCAATATGAATCATACAGTAAAGGTCTTTGTGGAAGCCGAAAATTATAAAGGGCCATCCTTAATCATAGCCTATGCTCCATGTATAAGCCATGGTATAAAGACTGGCATGGGAACCTCCGTTGTACAGGAGAAAAAGGCAGTTGAATCAGGATATTGGCATCTATATAGATATAATCCTTTACTAAAACAGCAAAATAAGAATCCATTTGTACTAGACTCTAGAGAGCCTAAAGCATCCTTTAGGGACTATATACTAGGTGAGGTTAGATTTGCACAGATTGAGAATACCTTCCCTGATATAGCCCAAGAGTTGTATCTAAAAGCTGAACAGGATGCAAAGGATAGGTACGAAACATATAAAAGACTTTCGGAGATGCAGTATAATTAA